One Paenarthrobacter aurescens TC1 DNA window includes the following coding sequences:
- a CDS encoding putative aldose-1-epimerase (identified by match to protein family HMM PF01263), giving the protein MSGHDYRISAAGYSAAVTQQGAAVRELTHEGRNLIVPFAIGEPMPDYRGAVVAPWPNRIPDGRYIFRGVELTVPINEPSRAAALHGLVSHVPWTVLYHEPSRLGLRHVVRPSKGYPFGLLLDVNYVVDEAGFHTTVSATNTGEAVAPYGTCPHPYLVAGPSPLETWSLELDAGTFLDVTPDRLIPVQRTSVDGTPFDFRSPHQLGGTAIDHAFTDLGTIPGGDEVHLRLRDPGGTGVAMIWGEACPWVQLHTADHPIPERHRIGLAVEPMTCPPNAFNSGEDLVSLLPGATHNADWTFRAL; this is encoded by the coding sequence TTGAGTGGCCACGACTACAGAATTTCCGCGGCGGGCTACAGCGCAGCGGTAACGCAGCAAGGGGCGGCCGTCCGCGAGCTCACCCATGAGGGCCGCAACCTGATCGTTCCGTTCGCCATCGGTGAGCCGATGCCCGACTACCGAGGCGCCGTCGTCGCACCTTGGCCCAATCGCATTCCGGATGGACGCTACATTTTCAGGGGAGTCGAGCTGACGGTCCCCATCAACGAGCCTTCCAGGGCGGCGGCGCTACACGGCTTGGTGTCCCATGTTCCCTGGACCGTTTTGTACCATGAACCATCACGCCTCGGACTGAGGCACGTAGTGCGTCCAAGCAAGGGCTACCCCTTCGGGTTGCTGCTTGATGTCAACTATGTTGTGGACGAGGCGGGTTTTCACACCACCGTCTCTGCCACCAACACGGGGGAGGCGGTTGCGCCCTATGGGACCTGCCCCCACCCGTACCTGGTGGCCGGGCCGTCCCCTTTGGAGACCTGGTCACTGGAACTGGATGCAGGCACCTTCCTCGACGTCACACCGGACAGGCTCATTCCGGTCCAACGGACCTCCGTGGACGGCACACCCTTCGATTTTCGCAGCCCACACCAGCTGGGTGGGACGGCAATAGACCACGCCTTCACAGATCTCGGAACGATACCTGGCGGGGACGAAGTACATCTGCGGTTGCGGGATCCGGGGGGCACTGGAGTTGCCATGATTTGGGGCGAGGCGTGTCCATGGGTCCAGCTTCACACGGCGGACCACCCCATCCCGGAGCGGCATCGCATCGGACTGGCAGTGGAGCCCATGACCTGCCCTCCAAACGCGTTCAACTCGGGTGAAGACCTGGTGAGCCTGCTCCCGGGGGCTACACACAACGCCGATTGGACCTTCAGGGCGCTGTGA
- a CDS encoding putative transcriptional regulator, DeoR family (identified by match to protein family HMM PF00455; match to protein family HMM PF08220) — protein sequence MMRPLPDRNESRSESRVPFPEQRRGLILERLRAEGRAEVASIAEQLGVTGETVRKDLMALDQLGLLRRVHGGAVPVGRLTYEPAVSTRTGFIAEKTRIAKAALRHLPPGGSVLLDAGSTTARLASMFPHDKELTVYTNTLSIATSLLNRPMLTVYTLGGRVRPLTEAEVDDWASRSLSEINVDVAFLGANAISVDRGLTTPDPAEAAVKRLMLDSARRRILLADHSKFGCVSNCKHADLADLDLIITDSDLDGRELKAIQAAGVEVELA from the coding sequence GTGATGCGCCCCCTCCCCGACCGTAATGAGTCGCGCTCCGAGTCCCGGGTCCCTTTCCCGGAGCAGCGGCGAGGCCTCATCCTCGAGCGTCTCCGGGCAGAAGGGCGCGCCGAGGTCGCCTCGATCGCAGAGCAACTGGGCGTCACTGGTGAAACCGTGCGCAAGGACCTCATGGCCCTGGACCAGCTGGGTCTCCTGCGGCGGGTACACGGCGGGGCCGTACCGGTGGGGCGCTTGACCTACGAGCCGGCCGTCTCCACACGGACGGGCTTCATTGCCGAAAAGACCCGTATCGCCAAGGCAGCGCTTCGGCACCTGCCTCCCGGCGGCTCGGTGCTGCTCGATGCAGGATCCACCACCGCAAGGCTGGCCTCGATGTTCCCGCATGACAAGGAGTTGACCGTGTACACAAACACGCTCAGTATCGCCACGAGCCTCCTCAACAGGCCCATGCTGACCGTATACACGCTCGGCGGACGGGTCCGCCCGCTCACGGAGGCCGAAGTGGACGACTGGGCATCCCGGTCACTGTCTGAGATAAACGTTGACGTTGCCTTCCTCGGAGCGAACGCCATTTCGGTGGACAGAGGGCTTACCACCCCCGACCCAGCCGAAGCCGCAGTCAAAAGGCTCATGCTCGACAGCGCCCGGCGTCGCATCCTGTTGGCGGACCACAGCAAATTCGGGTGCGTCAGCAACTGCAAACACGCCGACCTGGCGGACCTCGACCTCATCATCACCGACTCCGACCTCGACGGCCGCGAGCTCAAGGCCATCCAGGCGGCAGGAGTGGAGGTGGAACTGGCATGA
- a CDS encoding putative helix-turn-helix domain protein (identified by match to protein family HMM PF01381) produces MKDERRKELGLFLRTRRTQALRSDYGLPPVGRSRERGLRREEIAFLSGVSVTWYTWLEQGRDISPSRQVLESIARALHLSDTGLSYVLSLGGYSSAPPKGPVAADAPAHVQRLLDALDPNPSYALSPDWGIAGWNRAYEALYPNIGTFNASDRNLLWLVFTDPYIRDLLPDWDVTSKRFLAEFRAETGQRLGDPDVEYQVERLKEASREFQESWDRYDILGFESRERQFHHPAVGVLQMEHHQVSPSDRPDLHIVVYTPAPGSDAGAQMQRLMGR; encoded by the coding sequence GTGAAAGATGAGAGGCGTAAGGAACTGGGGCTTTTCCTCCGGACCCGCCGCACCCAGGCCCTGCGTTCGGACTACGGCCTGCCGCCGGTAGGCCGATCCCGCGAGCGCGGCCTCCGCCGGGAAGAGATCGCGTTCCTCTCAGGGGTCAGCGTCACGTGGTACACGTGGCTTGAGCAGGGCCGGGATATCAGTCCGTCACGGCAGGTCCTTGAGTCCATAGCGCGGGCCCTGCACTTGTCCGATACCGGGCTGAGCTACGTGCTCTCCTTGGGCGGCTACTCGTCTGCTCCGCCTAAAGGACCGGTGGCCGCCGATGCGCCAGCCCATGTCCAGCGCCTGCTGGATGCCCTGGACCCCAACCCTTCTTATGCGCTGTCCCCGGACTGGGGCATTGCCGGCTGGAATCGCGCCTACGAGGCCCTGTACCCCAACATCGGCACCTTCAATGCCTCGGACCGGAACCTCCTGTGGCTCGTCTTCACCGATCCGTACATCCGCGACCTGCTGCCCGACTGGGACGTCACCAGCAAGAGGTTCCTGGCTGAGTTCAGGGCCGAAACAGGCCAGCGGCTGGGCGATCCCGACGTCGAATACCAAGTAGAGCGGCTCAAGGAAGCCAGTAGGGAGTTCCAGGAAAGCTGGGACAGGTACGACATCCTGGGCTTCGAATCCCGCGAGCGTCAGTTTCACCACCCGGCGGTCGGCGTACTGCAGATGGAGCACCACCAGGTGTCACCATCGGACCGGCCGGACCTGCACATCGTGGTATACACGCCGGCGCCCGGGAGTGATGCGGGCGCGCAGATGCAGCGGCTGATGGGTAGGTAG
- a CDS encoding putative fructose/tagatose bisphosphate aldolase (identified by match to protein family HMM PF01116) has translation MALVHTGDLMRDAVGSGAGLAAFNVVSLEHGEAIVEAAEQAERSAVLQISENCIKFHGGRLKPLVSGLAALAESSHARVSLHLDHIEDERILHEAAGTAITSVMFDGSRLGFQDNVVATREAARWAHVRGWHVEAELGEIGGKNGAHAPGVRTDPIEAARFAGDTGVDSLAVAVGSSHAMTAQTARLDHDLIARIRAEVGLPLVLHGSSGVPDDELVLAVASGMVKINLGTILNVAFTGAVRSALADPGVVDPRAYLGPARSGTAEVACRLLRVVSTKPVAAP, from the coding sequence ATGGCATTGGTACACACAGGGGATTTGATGCGGGACGCGGTCGGAAGCGGGGCCGGATTGGCCGCTTTCAACGTCGTCAGCCTCGAACACGGGGAGGCTATAGTTGAGGCAGCCGAGCAGGCCGAACGTTCTGCCGTGCTGCAGATCAGCGAAAACTGCATCAAGTTCCACGGTGGCCGGCTCAAGCCGCTCGTGAGCGGTCTGGCGGCGCTGGCGGAGTCCTCCCATGCGCGTGTTTCGCTGCACCTGGACCACATTGAGGACGAGCGAATTCTCCACGAGGCGGCCGGAACTGCCATCACATCCGTGATGTTCGATGGCTCACGCCTGGGTTTCCAGGACAACGTAGTCGCGACGCGCGAGGCAGCCCGGTGGGCCCATGTTCGCGGTTGGCACGTCGAGGCTGAGCTCGGAGAAATCGGCGGAAAGAACGGAGCCCACGCCCCAGGAGTGCGCACCGATCCCATCGAAGCCGCCCGCTTTGCTGGTGATACCGGGGTGGATTCGTTGGCAGTCGCCGTCGGCAGTTCCCATGCCATGACGGCACAGACTGCCCGACTGGATCATGACCTCATAGCGCGCATCCGGGCTGAAGTGGGATTGCCCTTGGTGCTCCACGGATCTTCAGGAGTTCCCGACGACGAATTGGTCCTCGCGGTTGCGTCAGGAATGGTGAAGATCAATCTGGGGACCATCCTGAATGTCGCATTCACGGGCGCAGTCCGCTCCGCGCTGGCCGACCCGGGTGTCGTAGATCCCCGCGCCTATCTGGGCCCAGCGCGAAGCGGAACCGCGGAGGTCGCCTGCAGGTTGTTGCGGGTAGTTTCCACGAAGCCGGTGGCTGCACCTTGA
- the fruK gene encoding 1-phosphofructokinase (identified by match to protein family HMM PF00294) — MIVTVSPNPSMDRTMCIDQLRHGDVIRSHRSYSEPSGKGVNVAVALHANSIDVVTVLPAGGFTGVQITEMLSDLGVPYIAVPIAQEIRSNVSLVEHNATVTKINEVGPSLDVAEATSLVREALEQVGAGDWLVLCGTLPDGAVERLYIDLVKGARGRSARVAVDTSGKPLRTVLPYRPDLVKPNAGELAELTGRALETLGDVVDAAEELRRQGARTVLASLGSDGAILLDDSGCYFGQARVDRVVSAVGAGDALLAGFLAGGANGPQALREGLAWAAAAVQQEGTLYRGRGPRTRVDISDDLDRNRALQEPCTAAGLPAGSLV, encoded by the coding sequence ATGATCGTGACCGTTTCACCGAATCCCAGCATGGACCGCACAATGTGCATTGACCAGCTGCGCCACGGGGACGTCATCCGCAGTCACCGGAGCTACAGCGAGCCCAGCGGTAAAGGGGTCAACGTCGCCGTAGCGCTGCATGCCAACTCAATCGACGTCGTCACCGTCCTTCCCGCCGGCGGCTTTACCGGGGTGCAAATCACCGAAATGCTCTCAGACCTGGGCGTCCCGTACATCGCGGTTCCGATCGCACAGGAAATCCGCAGCAATGTCAGCTTGGTGGAACACAATGCGACCGTCACCAAGATCAACGAGGTGGGGCCCAGTTTGGACGTCGCGGAAGCCACATCCTTGGTCCGGGAAGCCTTGGAACAGGTGGGCGCCGGCGACTGGCTTGTCCTTTGTGGAACGCTGCCCGATGGAGCGGTGGAAAGACTGTACATCGACTTGGTGAAGGGGGCACGCGGACGGAGCGCCCGCGTTGCCGTCGACACTTCAGGGAAGCCTTTGCGGACCGTCCTTCCGTACAGGCCCGACCTGGTCAAGCCCAATGCCGGCGAGCTCGCGGAACTCACCGGACGGGCGTTGGAGACCTTGGGCGACGTCGTTGACGCCGCCGAGGAACTTCGACGCCAGGGAGCCCGGACCGTACTGGCCAGCCTCGGATCCGACGGAGCAATCCTCCTCGACGATTCCGGCTGCTATTTCGGCCAAGCACGGGTGGACCGCGTCGTCAGCGCCGTCGGCGCTGGGGATGCACTGCTTGCCGGCTTCCTGGCCGGCGGCGCCAATGGACCCCAGGCCCTCCGCGAGGGCTTGGCCTGGGCGGCTGCGGCCGTCCAACAAGAGGGCACTCTTTACCGCGGCCGTGGGCCACGGACAAGAGTGGACATCAGCGACGATCTCGACAGGAACCGTGCCCTCCAAGAACCCTGCACCGCAGCAGGCCTACCGGCGGGGAGCCTCGTCTAA
- a CDS encoding putative carbohydrate kinase (identified by match to protein family HMM PF00370) — MLLVGLDVGTTTVKAVVFDEHGTALAEGRADTPWSVSPQGVQLEAAGLLEAAALALTCALASAPAGPVASIGITGMGESGVLIGPDGKEVGPVIAWHDRRDLAELESLRSDISGDAFSVRTGLPMTEQWSLTKHRWLLSHLPDTRRATMRLSIPEWIAFSLGGAPVSEFSLASRTGWLDLASRTWWTETLEWSGATRSLLPELVMAGTNLGAVSADAGLNSLTGAVIAVAGHDHQAAVAGAGAHLPGDVLDSCGTAEALVRVIEPALSETALLELTSAGVTAGWSVFEDKWTLLGGTQAGLVLRNVLTTLHLDSAAIADLDANPSQGDSPIQVTIDAGQGVSIQGATGATSKADIWRAALDAVTRQAAEVHSLMTRAVGSPSRMVVTGGWSRSSGLLQSKERVFGALTVSPVRESGARGAAFFGGLAAGIYGSAADFPSGAGQNPSTNTALQTEKAL, encoded by the coding sequence GTGCTTCTCGTAGGACTCGATGTCGGCACGACAACGGTTAAGGCCGTCGTATTTGACGAGCACGGCACTGCCCTCGCCGAGGGCCGGGCCGATACGCCGTGGTCTGTTTCGCCACAGGGTGTCCAGCTGGAGGCTGCCGGGCTTCTTGAGGCCGCGGCCTTGGCCCTCACCTGTGCGCTGGCTTCGGCACCAGCCGGTCCGGTAGCTTCCATCGGCATCACCGGCATGGGTGAATCGGGCGTGCTGATCGGCCCGGACGGCAAAGAAGTGGGCCCGGTGATCGCCTGGCATGACCGGCGGGACCTTGCCGAACTGGAAAGCCTGCGCTCCGACATCTCCGGGGACGCGTTTTCCGTCCGCACGGGCCTGCCAATGACCGAACAGTGGTCCCTGACCAAACACCGCTGGCTCCTTTCACATCTCCCGGACACCCGACGGGCCACCATGCGCCTCAGCATCCCGGAGTGGATCGCCTTTTCACTGGGCGGGGCCCCTGTCTCGGAGTTCTCCTTGGCCTCGCGCACCGGCTGGCTGGACCTCGCTTCGCGCACCTGGTGGACCGAAACCTTGGAATGGTCCGGGGCTACCAGGTCGCTTCTGCCGGAACTGGTGATGGCCGGGACCAACCTGGGTGCCGTGAGCGCCGACGCAGGACTAAACAGCCTCACCGGGGCGGTCATCGCAGTGGCGGGACATGACCATCAAGCAGCTGTCGCTGGAGCCGGGGCTCACCTGCCCGGCGATGTCCTTGACTCCTGTGGAACTGCGGAGGCCCTGGTGCGCGTCATTGAACCAGCCCTTTCGGAAACGGCCCTGCTTGAGCTGACATCCGCTGGGGTTACTGCAGGTTGGTCCGTCTTCGAGGACAAATGGACATTGCTCGGCGGAACGCAGGCCGGGCTGGTCCTCCGGAACGTATTGACAACGCTCCACCTCGACAGTGCAGCCATCGCAGACCTGGACGCCAACCCCTCCCAAGGCGACAGCCCGATTCAAGTCACGATCGACGCCGGCCAGGGAGTTTCGATCCAGGGCGCCACCGGGGCAACCAGCAAGGCGGACATCTGGCGGGCAGCGCTGGATGCGGTGACCCGGCAGGCCGCGGAGGTTCACTCCCTCATGACGCGGGCGGTTGGGTCTCCGTCCCGGATGGTAGTGACCGGTGGCTGGTCCCGCAGCAGCGGACTCCTGCAGAGCAAGGAACGCGTGTTTGGCGCCCTTACAGTGTCACCGGTCAGGGAATCCGGCGCACGCGGTGCCGCCTTTTTCGGTGGCCTCGCAGCAGGCATCTACGGATCTGCCGCAGACTTTCCCTCCGGCGCAGGTCAGAACCCATCCACCAATACTGCCCTTCAAACGGAAAAGGCCCTGTGA